From a region of the Branchiostoma floridae strain S238N-H82 chromosome 13, Bfl_VNyyK, whole genome shotgun sequence genome:
- the LOC118429418 gene encoding sushi, von Willebrand factor type A, EGF and pentraxin domain-containing protein 1-like has protein sequence MACTRSTYYGSICTYECEDGYFPANNSTYIPSVQRSCLASRVWTNTTDTEFSCVDVEAPTFPNCPSPISAQAEKGTVSAFVSWAAPGAEDNSGEDVHVSQTVGQPPGSRFEEGFHTIVYTATDSVMNSANCSFTVTVTTPKCSRLQTLQYASILCDNQYNYGSTCTYTCDEGYFLNGDPTTTCELDLSTDATYWTHSASQHNCQPVQCPQLPSIQNGGWLVNTTCSNTFGSYCYFQCDPGYKLQGDSTVSCKASTPGQSTGVWDGNIPTCIESTCSPLGPIANGRIVFDQDCPFGNVFSAGSVCGVSCSPGHVLIGSSFLTCLLDGTWNASLPSCEVITCDSAGLPTPTNGYKLGCSNSEEPHGTTCILGCNTGYEPAIPVQRTCIADGNGVGQWSNGTINCKEIKCRHLPKPNNGNITACYHDGVRTEPEQSQSVGAVCSTMCNEGYTAAGSAERTCLPGGGWNGTELRCRDLAPPVLQCPDEIILVANEGQDTATVDWHWEPVLANDAGKDIVSALSGSTTRETELPEGRHFFTYEATDAAGNRASCTMAIDVRVIRCPGLPSVVNGVTTLVAGKGTCSGGSVRGSQCEVTCDAGYSMADGSTVTTRTCHRTGNDTLQASWTGPVPVCTAIKCSGLPTVENGMVIPATCLSPSVSNGEICIFNCDPGYSIMGPFSKQCLTDGRWSDTRKTSCKDHEPPRFTGQCPTYVNAIGDAGKTSATVLFTEPAATDNSNYVNVSRAANQRGPGDDFPEGTTVVTYVAKDAANNRAQCDVFVVVRVHRCPMVQAPASGAVNCSGDFYGSKCQYRCNEGYMLDGSPFRHCVLSADGSSSYWNGSQPVCRAVECPALVTPANAVKSGCFNEPPTTERFGTVCSFYCNYGYSGSGVNSARCLSDGTWTSFNFVCENIEKPRFSQCPQDQMFYADRGSQSTFVNWTVSAIDNSGEIPTVTCSQSPAVLPAGDYQVSCTATDATGNTETCLFDVRVKVRRCQQLLPPLYGSFVGTCDTAYGSTCQVTCTAGYQLEGSDTATCEMQGNNAVWDRATNPVCQDITAPTLLTCPGPQYGTITDSSFLGVSVSFDIPRATDNSGETLSITKLPVDITSPYNFTADTVVTYEFRDSGGNSVTCTFMVYIKGELPPNVVFCPDDLTITATDRLAEVSWPEPVFDDPTGGDLDVSANIANNGSLPWGDHSVTYTATNVDNGKSVTCTFLVIVRPVACPPLNPPLHGALACDTWVYGKFCSMFCSAQYDIPRGSNPGDKYICGASGIWSPPPPVPDCVSSFRPNRFVLPSELHYFSGDCSDPSVQADIAQRFVTILNGSDFGSACSDSVGCSWENVEVVCGANSRRRSLGRQSKLVTGQMTDISSRSSGQYLLTMKFSLVVNMTDDDPNLSSVDRYYAADDQLLMMTDVIQAEIYSGDFDVSVPGLSLQVDQNSLTYGWSELDCPKGYAEQPDSMNCVGCPTGTFYDEDADDCLKCSVGYYQDEEGQFQCKTCPLGTSTIDEGARNLTECLGTCAIVSSKCMSTKLRCTLMSNS, from the exons ATGTGGAAGCACCTACCTTTCCCAACTGCCCCTCCCCGATTTCTGCCCAAGCGGAAAAGGGAACCGTTTCGGCCTTTGTGTCCTGGGCTGCACCAGGAGCTGAAGACAACTCGGGTGAAGACGTCCACGTTTCACAGACTGTGGGTCAACCTCCAGGGTCACGATTTGAGGAGGGTTTTCACACCATAGTTTACACAGCGACGGATTCAGTCATGAACTCCGCAAACTGTTCATTTACAGTCACCGTAACAA CTCCGAAGTGCTCCCGATTGCAAACTCTTCAGTATGCAAGCATCCTTTGTGACAACCAATACAACTATGGTTCTACGTGCACCTACACCTGTGATGAGGGATACTTCCTCAACGGAGATCCGACCACAACATGTGAGCTAGACCTGAGTACAGATGCCACTTACTGGACCCATTCTGCAAGCCAACACAACTGCCAGC CTGTTCAGTGTCCACAACTTCCGTCCATACAAAACGGTGGATGGTTGGTCAACACAACGTGCAGCAATACCTTCGGCAGCTACTGCTACTTCCAATGTGATCCTGGCTATAAGCTACAGGGTGATAGCACCGTCTCCTGCAAGGCGTCCACTCCTGGCCAGAGCACGGGAGTCTGGGATGGCAACATCCCCACTTGCATCG AGTCGACTTGTTCGCCGCTTGGACCCATCGCAAATGGGAGAATAGTCTTTGATCAAGACTGTCCTTTCGGTAACGTCTTTTCTGCTGGAAGTGTCTGTGGTGTCTCCTGTAGTCCTGGTCATGTTCTGATCGGCTCAAGTTTCCTGACGTGTCTCTTGGACGGAACTTGGAATGCCAGTCTTCCATCTTGTGAAG TTATTACCTGCGATAGTGCTGGCCTACCTACACCGACCAATGGCTATAAACTGGGCTGTTCTAATAGTGAGGAACCCCATGGTACTACTTGCATCCTCGGATGTAACACTGGCTACGAGCCTGCCATCCCAGTACAACGGACGTGCATAGCAGATGGTAATGGCGTGGGACAGTGGTCGAATGGGACCATCAATTGCAAAG AGATCAAGTGTAGGCACCTTCCCAAGCCAAACAATGGAAACATCACAGCCTGCTATCATGACGGCGTCAGGACTGAACCAGAGCAGAGTCAGAGTGTCGGAGCAGTGTGCAGTACCATGTGCAACGAGGGATACACGGCTGCGGGATCGGCAGAGAGAACATGTCTACCCGGGGGAGGATGGAATGGCACGGAGCTGCGTTGTCGGG ACTTAGCGCCACCAGTGTTGCAGTGCCCAGATGAGATCATACTGGTCGCTAACGAAGGTCAGGACACAGCTACGGTGGACTGGCATTGGGAACCAGTTCTG GCAAATGATGCCGGAAAAGACATAGTTTCTGCTTTGTCTGGATCAACAACCAGAGAAACCGAATTACCCGAAGGACGACATTTTTTCACGTACGAGGCAACCGACGCAGCTGGCAACAGAGCGTCCTGCACTATGGCAATTGACGTCAGAG TGATTCGGTGTCCAGGATTGCCGTCAGTCGTCAACGGTGTCACCACGCTTGTGGCAGGAAAAGGAACGTGTTCTGGAGGTTCCGTACGGGGCAGTCAGTGTGAGGTGACGTGTGATGCAGGCTACAGCATGGCTGATGGGTCTACGGTAACGACTAGGACGTGCCATAGAACTGGAAATGACACCTTACAGGCCAGTTGGACAGGCCCTGTACCCGTCTGCACAG CAATCAAGTGCTCCGGTCTTCCCACTGTGGAAAATGGCATGGTCATCCCAGCGACATGTTTGTCTCCTTCTGTATCAAACGGGGAGATCTGTATTTTCAACTGTGACCCAGGGTACTCCATAATGGGGCCCTTCAGCAAGCAATGCCTTACCGATGGCAGGTGGAGCGATACCAGGAAAACATCGTGCAAAG ATCATGAGCCACCTAGATTCACCGGCCAATGCCCAACCTACGTTAACGCCATCGGAGACGCAGGAAAGACATCTGCCACCGTTCTATTCACTGAACCAGCAGCAACTGACAACTCCAACTACGTCAATGTATCCAG GGCAGCGAATCAAAGGGGACCGGGTGACGATTTTCCAGAAGGAACGACTGTAGTCACCTATGTTGCTAAGGACGCTGCGAATAATAGAGCTCAATGTGACGTTTTTGTGGTCGTGAGAG tGCACAGATGCCCGATGGTACAAGCGCCTGCAAGTGGTGCAGTAAACTGCTCTGGAGACTTTTACGGAAGCAAGTGCCAATACAG GTGCAACGAGGGGTACATGCTGGATGGCTCGCCTTTCCGCCATTGTGTACTGTCCGCTGACGGTTCCAGCTCATATTGGAACGGCTCACAACCGGTATGCAGAG CTGTTGAGTGCCCAGCGTTAGTAACACCAGCGAATGCTGTTAAGTCTGGCTGTTTTAACGAACCACCCACAACAGAGAGATTCGGAACTGTCTGTTCTTTCTATTGTAACTATGGTTACAGTGGATCGGGGGTCAACAGCGCTAGATGTCTCTCGGATGGGACATGGACCTCCTTCAACTTTGTTTGTGAAA ACATAGAGAAACCTCGCTTTTCACAGTGTCCGCAAGACCAAATGTTCTACGCCGACCGAGGCTCTCAGTCCACCTTCGTCAATTGGACTGTATCGGCCATTGATAACTCAGGAGAAATTCCAACCGTCACCTGCAGTCAATCACCGGCAGTACTTCCAGCTGGAGATTACCAGGTCTCGTGTACTGCTACCGACGCTACAGGGAACACAGAAACCTGCCTGTTTGACGTCAGAGTCAAAG TAAGACGATGTCAGCAGCTGCTTCCCCCTCTGTACGGATCGTTTGTCGGCACGTGCGACACCGCCTACGGCAGTACCTGCCAGGTGACCTGCACGGCTGGCTACCAACTTGAAGGGTCAGATACCGCAACATGTGAGATGCAGGGAAACAACGCCGTTTGGGACAGGGCTACTAATCCTGTTTGCCAAG ATATCACAGCACCAACACTGTTGACTTGCCCTGGACCCCAATACGGCACCATCACCGACAGTTCGTTCCTTGGAGTCTCCGTGTCCTTTGACATCCCACGAGCCACGGACAACTCGGGGGAGACCTTAAGCATCACCAAGCTACCTGTAGACATTACGTCACCTTACAACTTTACGGCAGACACGGTCGTGACGTACGAGTTCCGCGACTCCGGTGGCAATTCGGTCACGTGTACCTTTATGGTCTACATTAAAG GAGAACTTCCTCCAAACGTCGTCTTCTGTCCGGACGACCTCACCATCACAGCCACTGATCGCCTTGCTGAAGTGTCCTGGCCAGAGCCCGTGTTCGACGATCCAACGGGCGGCGACTTGGATGTCTCCGCCAACATAGCAAATAACGGCTCCCTCCCCTGGGGAGACCACTCCGTCACTTATACTGCCACCAACGTCGACAACGGCAAAAGTGTCACctgtacttttcttgtcatcGTGCGAC CTGTTGCATGTCCCCCGCTGAATCCTCCACTTCACGGTGCCCTGGCCTGCGATACATGGGTGTACGGCAAATTCTGCTCCATGTTCTGCAGCGCTCAATATGATATTCCCAGGGGGTCAAACCCAGGTGACAAGTACATATGCGGGGCTAGCGGAATTTGgtcaccccctccccctgtgcCTGATTGTGTCAGTAGCTTCAGGCCAAATCGTTTCGTCTTGCCTTCCGAGCTACATTACTTCTCGGGAGACTGCTCGGATCCGAGCGTCCAAGCCGATATCGCCCAGCGGTTCGTCACCATTTTGAACGGCTCTGACTTTGGCAGCGCTTGTTCAGATTCTGTAGGTTGTTCATGGGAAAACGTAGAAGTTGTCTGCGGGGCCAATTCGAGACGACGCTCTCTTGGGAGACAAAGCAAGCTGGTAACAGGACAGATGACCGACATTAGCAGTCGTTCATCGGGACAGTACCTACTCACGATGAAGTTTTCCTTGGTAGTGAACATGACTGATGACGACCCCAACCTGTCGTCAGTAGATAGGTATTATGCAGCTGACGATCAGCTTCTCATGATGACAGATGTCATTCAGGCGGAAATCTATTCCGGAGACTTTGATGTAAGTGTCCCAGGACTCTCTCTTCAAGTCGATCAGAACTCTCTGACGTACGGTTGGTCTGAGCTAGACTGTCCCAAAGGGTATGCAGAACAGCCCGACAGCATGAACTGTG TTGGATGTCCCACTGGCACGTTCTATGACGAAGACGCGGACGACTGTCTCAAGTGTTCTGTCGGCTACTACCAAGACGAAGAGGGCCAGTTCCAATGCAAGACCTGCCCTCTGGGAACTTCAACCATCGATGAAGGCGCAAGGAACCTCACGGAATGTCTAGGTACTTGTGCTATCGTTTCAAGTAAATGTATGAGTACAAAGCTGAGGTGTACGTTAATGTCCAACAGCTAG